From Verrucomicrobiota bacterium JB022, one genomic window encodes:
- a CDS encoding TRAP transporter substrate-binding protein — MDSKSGLFLLVGVIAGFVAAGGALYNMAGFGQEASAANPKVLKLAHTLDQAHPVHVAMEFMAEKVAEKSHGALQVQVFPNGQLGTEPECIAQVQRGAIAMVKTSAATMEGFVPEMAVFTVPYLFRTEEHYWNVLYGEIGEEFLQMGAGQGLRGLTYYDSGARSFYTSKRPVETPADLRGLKVRVMQSDGAIAALNALGASPTPVPWGDLYTALQQGMVDGAENNVPSYFTSRHYEVAPHFSLDEHMRIPDLLLVSESIWTHLSEQERKWLHDAAMESLEFQRELWAEQTEANLEELESLGVKIYRPDQSAFAEAVQPYHERLKQGRLGEYMRRISEVE; from the coding sequence ATGGATAGCAAATCCGGTTTATTTCTGCTGGTGGGTGTGATCGCCGGCTTCGTGGCCGCAGGCGGCGCGCTCTACAACATGGCAGGCTTTGGCCAGGAGGCCTCTGCCGCCAACCCCAAGGTGCTGAAGCTCGCCCACACGCTCGACCAGGCTCACCCCGTGCACGTCGCGATGGAGTTCATGGCCGAGAAGGTGGCCGAAAAGTCGCACGGCGCGCTCCAGGTGCAGGTGTTCCCCAACGGGCAGCTTGGCACCGAGCCGGAGTGCATCGCGCAGGTCCAGCGGGGCGCGATCGCGATGGTCAAGACCTCCGCCGCCACGATGGAAGGCTTTGTGCCGGAGATGGCCGTCTTCACCGTGCCCTACCTCTTCCGCACCGAGGAGCATTACTGGAATGTGCTTTACGGAGAAATCGGGGAAGAATTCCTGCAGATGGGTGCCGGGCAAGGCTTGCGCGGCCTCACTTACTACGACTCGGGCGCGCGCAGCTTTTACACCAGCAAGCGCCCAGTCGAAACCCCCGCCGATCTCCGGGGCCTGAAGGTGCGCGTGATGCAGAGCGACGGGGCCATCGCCGCCCTCAACGCGCTCGGCGCATCCCCCACCCCCGTGCCGTGGGGCGACCTCTACACTGCGCTCCAGCAAGGCATGGTCGACGGGGCCGAAAACAACGTGCCCAGCTACTTCACCAGCCGCCACTACGAGGTGGCCCCGCACTTCTCGCTCGACGAGCACATGCGCATCCCCGACTTGCTGCTCGTCAGCGAAAGCATCTGGACGCACCTCAGCGAGCAGGAGCGCAAGTGGCTGCACGATGCCGCCATGGAATCGCTGGAGTTTCAGCGCGAGCTATGGGCCGAGCAGACCGAGGCCAACCTGGAAGAGCTGGAATCGCTGGGCGTAAAGATCTACCGCCCCGACCAATCGGCCTTTGCCGAGGCCGTGCAGCCCTACCACGAGCGCCTGAAGCAGGGCCGCCTGGGCGAATACATGCGCCGCATCTCCGAAGTCGAATAA
- a CDS encoding glycoside hydrolase family 88 protein: MKITPSYLAALPLALATSCFAALDVPVATLEVSNPSDFARPDALVTYSIEGLGISPTEERASWLYVYRDGLAIPSQVIDKDADGKLDTLIANTSFEPGESATFTVVADADLARAQPFPKRTQADLSIKVGGEWQGRKYVGGKFQNVAELVAPPQHTDHSFYIRYEGPGLESDKVGYRFYLDWRNGFDIFGKTTETMVLQQVGLDGFDSYHEFTPEWGMDIMKVGDALGIGGPAYWDGEKIIRVSDTEGLATRIVENGPIYSAINTHYQGWNVDNQRVDLSTVSSMEAGSRLVHMQADDEGKLDGFATGIIKMPGAKVLKSSTDRTGRAWAYFATWGQQSLHGDDTLGLAIFFRIRDVKEVKDGPLNHAVIFRKADGYEYYFGSAWQHEPNGITTEAQFVEWLDQTVESLERPLRTSVKTSAGQAAKAGELTPEKALHWSKRLADSEIKRLGRRLAYPNGGWGYTTGLLSDSIYQFGEAVNDPRYMGWATDTISSFITPEGDIHTYDIEDYNVDQVNSGKLILRLAEKTGEERYQKAADLLFKQLENHPRTSEGAFWHKKVYPWQVWLDGVYMATPFYVRHMVESGNTADLDEAIHEFVVVEKHLKDPKTGLYYHAWDEKRQQRWANKQTGLSPEFWGRGLGWFSMALVDTLDYLPENHAGREDILRILRNLAPALVRVQDPDTGVWYQILDKPDATGNYREATASSMFVYTLAKAARMGYIDAAEYDEAIRQGYKGIVDEFIRLDANGTVTLTNNCQVAGYGRMEDYAYYMTEQVIDNDPKGTGPFILAGIEVAKYLEGQQ; the protein is encoded by the coding sequence ATGAAGATCACGCCCTCCTACCTCGCAGCGCTTCCGCTCGCGTTGGCCACCTCGTGCTTTGCCGCCCTGGATGTGCCTGTCGCGACGCTGGAAGTGTCGAACCCTTCCGACTTCGCCCGCCCGGACGCCCTCGTCACCTACTCGATCGAGGGCCTCGGCATCTCGCCGACCGAAGAGCGTGCGTCCTGGCTTTACGTCTACCGCGACGGCCTGGCCATCCCTTCCCAAGTCATCGACAAGGATGCCGACGGCAAGCTCGACACGCTGATCGCCAACACCAGCTTTGAGCCGGGCGAAAGCGCCACCTTTACCGTCGTGGCCGATGCCGACTTGGCGCGCGCCCAGCCCTTCCCCAAGCGCACGCAGGCCGATCTCTCGATCAAGGTGGGCGGCGAGTGGCAAGGCCGCAAATACGTGGGCGGCAAGTTCCAGAACGTGGCCGAGCTGGTTGCCCCGCCGCAACATACCGACCACTCCTTCTACATCCGCTACGAAGGCCCCGGCCTCGAGTCCGACAAGGTGGGCTACCGCTTCTACCTCGACTGGCGCAACGGCTTCGACATCTTCGGCAAGACAACCGAGACGATGGTGCTCCAGCAGGTGGGCCTCGACGGCTTCGACTCTTACCACGAGTTCACCCCAGAGTGGGGCATGGACATCATGAAGGTGGGCGACGCGCTCGGCATCGGCGGCCCGGCCTACTGGGACGGCGAGAAAATCATCCGCGTGAGCGACACCGAAGGCCTCGCCACCCGCATCGTCGAAAACGGCCCGATCTATTCCGCGATCAACACGCACTACCAGGGCTGGAACGTCGACAACCAGCGCGTCGACCTCTCCACCGTCTCCTCGATGGAAGCCGGCAGCCGCCTCGTGCACATGCAGGCCGACGACGAGGGCAAGCTCGACGGCTTCGCCACCGGTATCATCAAGATGCCCGGCGCCAAGGTCCTCAAGAGCTCGACCGACCGCACCGGCCGCGCCTGGGCCTACTTCGCCACCTGGGGCCAACAAAGCCTGCATGGCGACGACACCCTCGGCCTCGCGATCTTCTTCCGCATCCGCGACGTCAAGGAAGTCAAGGACGGCCCGCTGAACCACGCCGTGATCTTCCGCAAGGCCGACGGCTACGAATACTACTTTGGCTCGGCCTGGCAGCATGAGCCCAACGGCATCACCACCGAGGCGCAGTTTGTCGAATGGCTCGACCAGACGGTAGAATCGCTGGAGCGCCCACTGCGCACGAGCGTCAAGACTTCCGCCGGCCAAGCCGCCAAGGCTGGCGAGCTGACCCCTGAGAAGGCCCTGCACTGGAGCAAGCGCCTCGCCGATTCCGAGATCAAGCGCCTGGGCCGACGCCTCGCCTACCCCAACGGCGGCTGGGGCTACACCACGGGCCTGCTTTCCGACTCGATCTACCAGTTTGGCGAAGCGGTCAACGACCCGCGCTACATGGGCTGGGCTACCGACACCATCTCCTCTTTCATCACCCCGGAGGGCGACATCCACACCTACGACATCGAGGACTACAACGTCGATCAGGTGAACTCCGGCAAGCTGATCCTGCGCCTCGCGGAGAAGACGGGCGAAGAGCGTTACCAGAAGGCCGCCGACCTGCTCTTCAAGCAGCTGGAAAACCACCCCCGCACCAGCGAAGGCGCGTTCTGGCACAAGAAAGTCTACCCCTGGCAGGTGTGGCTCGACGGCGTCTACATGGCTACACCCTTTTACGTGCGCCACATGGTCGAGAGCGGCAACACGGCCGACCTCGACGAAGCGATCCATGAATTTGTGGTGGTCGAAAAGCACCTCAAGGATCCGAAGACGGGCCTCTATTACCACGCGTGGGACGAGAAGCGCCAGCAGCGTTGGGCGAACAAGCAGACCGGCCTCTCCCCCGAGTTCTGGGGTCGCGGCCTCGGCTGGTTCTCGATGGCCCTAGTCGACACGCTCGACTACCTGCCGGAAAACCACGCGGGCCGCGAAGACATCCTGCGCATCCTGCGCAACCTCGCCCCGGCCCTCGTGCGCGTGCAAGACCCGGATACCGGCGTATGGTACCAGATCCTCGACAAGCCCGACGCCACCGGCAACTACCGCGAAGCGACCGCCAGCTCCATGTTTGTCTACACGCTGGCCAAGGCGGCGCGCATGGGCTACATCGACGCTGCGGAATACGACGAGGCCATCCGGCAGGGCTACAAGGGCATTGTCGATGAGTTCATCCGCCTCGACGCCAACGGCACCGTCACCTTGACGAACAACTGCCAGGTCGCCGGCTATGGCCGCATGGAAGACTATGCCTACTACATGACCGAGCAGGTGATCGACAACGACCCGAAGGGCACCGGCCCGTTCATCCTCGCTGGCATCGAAGTGGCCAAATACCTCGAAGGCCAACAGTAA
- the recJ gene encoding single-stranded-DNA-specific exonuclease RecJ, with protein sequence MRWTTPRHDPAALRGLSQSLGVSMPTAALLWQRGLVHADSARYFLDPKLKRLDDPFRLTNLPAAVARIRQAIQRAETVLIFGDYDVDGVTSTTLLVSILQRFGLKPCFVVPRRLEEGYGLSIEALQRAMEECHDKPDLVVALDCGTSSRHEVRWLREQDIEVIIVDHHQSKEDLPEDCLLVNPHVHDDPGEPWCQLCTVGLVFKLVHGLLKLLREEKDPLAYEIDLREQLDLVALGTLADLVPLVGENRILAHHGLNLIRGTRRVGLAALMEVGGMALGEEVTPFDVSFRLGPRINASGRLADARDPIELLLSNDYHRCRDTARSLDEFNRQRQEIERAISAEAEAQLLDLGSEAAGLVAFHPEWHKGVVGIVASRLVQRFHRPVLVLGSDGEKASGSGRSVQGVDLVQALLPCADLLERWGGHPMAVGLTLEPDQVPELREAFHRSIMEQTKGQLPEPELEIACELTPQDLNELLLDELDRLGPFGQGNPEPIFAIRQVRLKDLRQFGRNHLSFTLERYAGNPLRGVFWNSADNPPPVGSTLDLAARFNWNRWQGRQSPRLTLVDWKRAG encoded by the coding sequence ATGCGTTGGACTACACCTCGGCACGACCCAGCCGCCCTGCGCGGTCTGAGCCAGTCCCTTGGGGTGTCCATGCCCACGGCCGCCCTGCTTTGGCAGCGCGGCCTTGTTCATGCCGATTCGGCCCGCTATTTCCTCGACCCGAAGCTCAAGCGGCTCGACGACCCCTTCCGCCTCACCAACCTGCCCGCCGCCGTCGCCCGGATCCGCCAGGCAATCCAGCGGGCCGAGACGGTGCTGATCTTTGGCGATTACGACGTCGACGGCGTCACCTCCACCACCCTGCTGGTTTCGATCCTCCAGCGCTTTGGGCTGAAGCCCTGCTTCGTGGTGCCGCGCCGACTGGAGGAGGGCTACGGCCTGAGTATCGAAGCTCTCCAGCGCGCGATGGAGGAGTGCCACGACAAGCCCGACCTCGTGGTCGCGCTCGACTGCGGCACCAGCAGCCGCCACGAGGTGCGCTGGCTGCGCGAGCAGGACATCGAGGTGATCATCGTCGACCACCACCAGAGCAAGGAAGACCTGCCCGAAGATTGCCTGCTGGTAAACCCGCATGTGCACGACGACCCGGGCGAACCGTGGTGCCAGCTCTGCACCGTCGGCCTCGTCTTCAAGCTCGTGCACGGGCTGCTCAAGCTGCTGCGCGAGGAGAAAGACCCGCTGGCCTACGAGATCGACCTGCGCGAACAGCTCGACCTTGTGGCGCTCGGCACCTTGGCCGACCTCGTGCCGCTGGTGGGCGAAAACCGCATCCTTGCGCACCACGGGCTCAACCTCATCCGCGGCACCCGCCGGGTGGGCCTCGCGGCGCTGATGGAAGTCGGCGGCATGGCCCTCGGCGAAGAAGTGACGCCCTTCGACGTATCCTTCCGCCTCGGGCCGCGCATCAACGCCAGCGGCCGCCTGGCCGACGCGCGCGACCCCATCGAGCTGCTGCTGAGTAACGACTACCACCGTTGCCGCGACACCGCCCGCTCGCTCGACGAGTTCAACCGCCAGCGCCAGGAGATCGAGCGCGCCATTTCCGCCGAAGCCGAAGCCCAGCTGCTCGATCTCGGCTCCGAAGCCGCCGGGCTCGTCGCCTTTCACCCCGAGTGGCACAAAGGCGTCGTGGGCATCGTCGCCAGCCGCCTCGTGCAGCGCTTCCACCGCCCGGTGCTCGTGCTCGGCAGCGATGGCGAAAAGGCTTCCGGCTCGGGCCGCAGTGTGCAGGGCGTCGACCTCGTGCAGGCTCTCCTGCCCTGCGCCGACTTGCTGGAGCGCTGGGGCGGCCACCCGATGGCGGTCGGCCTGACCCTCGAACCGGACCAAGTCCCGGAGCTGCGCGAAGCCTTTCACCGCAGCATCATGGAGCAGACCAAGGGACAACTGCCGGAGCCGGAGCTGGAGATCGCCTGCGAATTGACACCGCAGGACCTCAACGAGTTGCTACTCGACGAGCTGGACCGCCTCGGGCCTTTCGGCCAGGGCAACCCGGAGCCGATCTTTGCCATCCGCCAGGTGCGCCTCAAGGACTTGCGCCAATTTGGCCGTAACCACCTCAGCTTTACGCTCGAACGCTACGCCGGGAATCCCCTCCGCGGCGTTTTCTGGAACAGCGCCGACAACCCTCCGCCCGTCGGCAGCACGCTCGACCTCGCCGCCCGCTTCAACTGGAACCGCTGGCAAGGCCGTCAGTCCCCCCGCCTGACGCTCGTCGACTGGAAGCGGGCAGGATAG
- a CDS encoding SufS family cysteine desulfurase translates to MGIETASQYEQVQQWRADFPLLNQLVNGQPLVYLDNAATTQKPQVVIDRLQRYYALENANIHRGVHALSQRATEDYEEAREVVARFLGGVESRCCAFVRGATEGINLVAHSYLRPRLQKGDVILLTGMEHHANIVPWQLVAEEKGARIEVVPVTPEGELDLDALRQLLRAHPVKLLAFVHTSNSLGTINPAREIIAAAREAGVPVLLDAAQATPHQPLDVPALDPDFLVFSGHKTFGPTGIGVLYGKWQHLKEMPPYQGGGDMILKVSFEKTTFKEPPERFEAGTPHIAGVIGLATALEYFLGLDHAALLAHEQALRLRAEEGLREIDGLRLIGQARHKTSVVSFVVDDVHPHDIGTFLDQEGIAIRAGHHCTQPLMKHLGLPGTARASFCFYNTLEEADALVRGVRRIVKFFR, encoded by the coding sequence ATGGGAATCGAGACTGCGTCGCAATATGAGCAAGTCCAGCAATGGCGGGCCGACTTTCCGCTGCTCAACCAGTTGGTCAACGGCCAACCGCTGGTCTACCTCGACAATGCCGCTACGACCCAAAAGCCCCAGGTCGTGATCGACCGCCTGCAGCGTTACTACGCGCTGGAAAACGCCAACATCCACCGGGGTGTGCATGCGCTCAGCCAGCGGGCGACGGAAGATTATGAAGAGGCGCGCGAAGTCGTGGCCCGCTTCCTTGGGGGGGTAGAGTCGCGCTGCTGCGCCTTCGTGCGCGGCGCGACGGAGGGCATCAACCTCGTGGCCCACAGCTACTTGCGCCCACGCCTGCAAAAGGGCGACGTGATCTTGCTGACCGGCATGGAACACCACGCCAACATCGTGCCGTGGCAGCTCGTGGCGGAGGAAAAGGGTGCGCGCATCGAAGTCGTGCCGGTAACGCCCGAGGGCGAACTGGATCTCGACGCGCTGCGCCAGCTGTTACGCGCCCATCCGGTGAAGCTGCTGGCGTTTGTGCACACTTCCAACTCGCTCGGCACGATCAATCCGGCGCGCGAGATCATCGCCGCCGCGCGCGAGGCCGGGGTGCCCGTGTTGCTCGATGCTGCCCAGGCGACCCCGCACCAGCCGCTGGATGTGCCCGCGCTCGACCCGGACTTCCTTGTCTTCAGCGGTCACAAGACCTTTGGGCCCACCGGCATCGGCGTGCTCTACGGCAAGTGGCAGCACCTCAAGGAGATGCCGCCTTACCAAGGCGGGGGCGACATGATCCTCAAGGTGTCGTTCGAGAAAACGACCTTCAAGGAGCCGCCGGAGCGCTTCGAGGCAGGCACACCGCACATCGCGGGGGTGATCGGCCTCGCCACCGCGCTCGAATACTTCCTCGGGCTCGACCACGCGGCCCTGCTCGCCCACGAACAGGCGCTGCGCCTGCGGGCGGAAGAGGGCCTGCGCGAGATCGACGGCCTCCGCCTCATCGGCCAGGCCCGCCACAAGACCAGCGTCGTATCCTTTGTGGTCGACGACGTGCACCCGCACGACATCGGGACCTTCCTCGACCAGGAGGGCATCGCCATCCGCGCCGGCCACCACTGCACCCAGCCGCTGATGAAGCACCTTGGCCTGCCCGGCACCGCTCGCGCCAGCTTCTGCTTTTACAACACGCTGGAAGAGGCCGATGCGCTCGTGCGGGGCGTTCGTCGAATCGTCAAATTTTTCCGCTAG
- the amt gene encoding ammonium transporter, which produces MSAQDMAEGISLVQHHLDLAWIMIASALVFLMQAGFLCLESGMSRAKSSINVAVKNLGDFILGALLFWLFGFGLMFGHNQGFGHLFGTTDWMPHFGSNAELAAFFFFQTMFAGTSATIVSGAIAERTRFWAYLCIAGFTIAIIYPVFGHWAWGSLFYGDAAGGWLEARGFHDFAGSTVVHSIGGWVALAAAVVVGPRRERFDEKGNARQIQPHSVILVYIGVLLLFFGWFGFNAGSTLEVSGAIASIAVNTMLAGCAGSLFAGITSAIFDPSKKVQAVSLANGTIAGLVGITAGCDAVSAGGAIIIGIVAGVLLELGGKLLEAMRVDDVVGAVPAHAMCGVWGTLAVGLFAVELPEDTTRIAMIGVQALGALVAFGWAFGGAFVVFSLLNRVMPLRVDPEDEALGLNLAEHGSSSSLLDLAASMEDISRSGNYERRVSVEIGTEVGDLARSFNRLLAAVDSALERNAQIVQRSQAHLEENLQQLEADTRQTSERLGAAHSHANGMNEKLAVMSRNLVDNKRNLESSTEDIRANAQTLSGQAEEILSTIRTIADSTNLLALNASIEAARAGEAGAGFAVVADEVRRLARKAQQAVAEIDERMDAMGDLNRQLLDGLLGQASQSRESAGACTSLHEATSELMQVLQEVMEGARHTQNNVEQTYGRLSEIYVETKQKEVAQRDRPYLKRVPVTASLHESALS; this is translated from the coding sequence TTGAGTGCGCAAGACATGGCCGAGGGGATTTCGCTCGTCCAGCACCACCTCGACCTGGCGTGGATCATGATCGCCAGCGCGCTGGTGTTTCTGATGCAGGCGGGCTTTCTTTGTCTGGAGAGCGGCATGTCGCGCGCGAAAAGCTCGATCAACGTCGCGGTGAAAAACCTGGGCGACTTCATTCTCGGCGCGCTTCTTTTCTGGCTCTTCGGCTTTGGCCTCATGTTTGGCCACAACCAAGGCTTCGGCCACCTCTTCGGCACGACGGATTGGATGCCGCACTTTGGCAGCAATGCCGAGCTGGCCGCGTTCTTTTTCTTCCAGACGATGTTTGCCGGCACCAGCGCCACCATTGTGAGCGGCGCTATTGCCGAGCGCACGCGCTTCTGGGCCTACCTTTGTATTGCCGGTTTCACCATCGCGATCATCTACCCAGTTTTCGGCCACTGGGCCTGGGGCAGCCTTTTCTATGGCGACGCGGCGGGCGGCTGGCTGGAGGCACGCGGCTTTCACGACTTTGCGGGCTCGACGGTCGTGCACAGCATTGGGGGCTGGGTGGCCCTCGCCGCTGCTGTCGTGGTCGGCCCGCGTCGCGAGCGCTTCGATGAGAAGGGCAACGCGCGGCAGATCCAGCCGCACAGCGTGATCCTGGTCTACATCGGCGTCTTGCTGCTGTTCTTTGGCTGGTTCGGCTTCAACGCCGGCAGCACGCTCGAAGTGTCGGGCGCCATTGCGAGCATCGCGGTGAACACCATGCTGGCCGGTTGCGCAGGCTCGCTCTTCGCGGGTATTACCAGTGCGATTTTCGACCCGAGCAAGAAAGTCCAGGCCGTCAGCCTCGCCAATGGCACCATCGCGGGCCTCGTGGGGATCACGGCCGGTTGCGACGCAGTGTCGGCGGGTGGGGCGATCATCATCGGCATCGTGGCCGGGGTATTGCTCGAGCTGGGCGGCAAACTGCTCGAAGCCATGCGCGTCGACGACGTGGTGGGCGCGGTGCCGGCCCACGCCATGTGCGGCGTGTGGGGCACGCTCGCGGTTGGCCTCTTTGCGGTCGAATTGCCCGAAGATACGACCCGCATCGCCATGATCGGCGTGCAGGCGCTGGGTGCGCTGGTGGCCTTTGGCTGGGCCTTCGGCGGTGCCTTCGTAGTCTTCAGCCTCCTGAACCGTGTGATGCCGCTGCGGGTCGACCCCGAAGACGAAGCCCTCGGGCTCAACCTGGCCGAGCACGGAAGCAGCTCCAGTTTGCTCGACTTGGCGGCGTCGATGGAAGACATCTCCCGCTCGGGTAACTACGAGCGTCGCGTGTCCGTCGAAATCGGGACCGAAGTGGGCGACCTTGCCCGCAGCTTCAACCGCCTCCTTGCCGCCGTCGACAGCGCGCTCGAACGCAACGCACAGATCGTGCAGCGCTCGCAAGCCCACCTGGAGGAGAATCTCCAGCAGCTGGAGGCCGATACGCGTCAGACGAGCGAACGCCTCGGCGCCGCCCATAGCCATGCCAACGGCATGAACGAAAAGCTGGCCGTGATGAGCCGCAACCTCGTCGACAACAAGCGCAACCTCGAAAGCTCGACCGAAGACATCCGCGCCAACGCGCAAACCCTCTCCGGGCAGGCTGAGGAAATCCTTTCGACCATCCGCACCATCGCCGACTCGACCAACCTGCTGGCGCTCAATGCCTCCATCGAGGCCGCCCGGGCCGGGGAAGCCGGGGCCGGGTTTGCGGTGGTGGCCGATGAAGTGCGCCGCCTCGCCCGCAAGGCCCAACAAGCCGTGGCCGAGATCGACGAGCGCATGGACGCGATGGGCGATCTAAACCGTCAGTTGCTTGACGGGTTGCTCGGCCAGGCCAGCCAAAGCCGCGAGTCGGCCGGCGCCTGCACCTCCCTGCACGAGGCGACCAGCGAGCTGATGCAAGTGCTGCAAGAGGTGATGGAGGGCGCACGCCATACGCAAAACAACGTGGAGCAGACCTATGGCCGCCTCAGCGAAATTTACGTGGAGACCAAGCAGAAGGAGGTCGCCCAGCGCGACCGTCCCTACCTCAAGCGGGTGCCCGTCACCGCTTCGCTCCACGAATCTGCCTTGAGTTAG
- a CDS encoding SUF system NifU family Fe-S cluster assembly protein has product MYELEELYQEIILEHNKRPRNFRVLDDHTAHAEGNNPMCGDEIEVFLKTEGDHIAALTFQGEGCAISKASASLMTEALTGRSVQEAYAEIDRVMQLLKEKGIEPDLARDGDIAALTGVRKFPARIKCATLAWHALRAALEGQGATSTEE; this is encoded by the coding sequence ATGTACGAACTCGAAGAGCTTTACCAGGAGATCATCCTCGAGCACAACAAGCGCCCCCGCAATTTCCGGGTGCTGGACGATCATACGGCCCACGCCGAGGGCAACAACCCGATGTGCGGCGACGAGATCGAAGTGTTCCTCAAGACCGAAGGCGACCACATCGCCGCGCTCACCTTCCAGGGTGAGGGCTGCGCCATCTCCAAGGCGTCCGCCTCGCTCATGACGGAGGCATTGACCGGCCGCAGCGTGCAGGAGGCCTACGCCGAGATCGACCGCGTGATGCAGCTGCTCAAGGAAAAGGGTATCGAGCCCGACCTTGCCCGCGATGGCGACATCGCCGCGCTCACGGGCGTGCGCAAGTTCCCCGCCCGCATCAAGTGCGCTACCCTCGCCTGGCACGCGCTCCGTGCCGCTCTCGAAGGCCAAGGCGCCACCAGCACGGAGGAGTAG